One window from the genome of Pyxidicoccus xibeiensis encodes:
- a CDS encoding DUF418 domain-containing protein gives MGRLGSAAQLAVALGIFAVQTVLSRLWLARFRFGPVEWKV, from the coding sequence ATGGGCAGGCTGGGGTCGGCCGCGCAGCTGGCGGTGGCCCTGGGCATCTTCGCCGTGCAGACCGTCCTCAGCCGCCTGTGGCTGGCGCGCTTCCGCTTCGGCCCCGTCGAGTGGAAGGTGTAG
- a CDS encoding PepSY domain-containing protein, with the protein MRLASKWAVCLALCLGAVGWAFQPSQPSTLASQAFFKPELYLPVSNMPLDEARSKLKGVGPGAWEDFFARNGRDFHVYVDPLSGTPSAIQGAIPLIPGTGVRNEVTLATVHQQLGRSVGAVDEAVVADLLFKFISDNQAALGVDMMQLGEPRVARVTDTLWQVHIPQQADGIPVRHGRLVATISHGNLVLLGTEAWSNVTDSTKPALDAQQALTAGGERFGLLETPGQLWMQPTLELAPMARTGTPGFGEGYRHQLVWTYGFQNPGENERWKVTVDAHTGEVLALEDDNHYLDATIKGGIYPLTNTEICPANETCGTLQPNMPMPWANTGLAAPNNFTDGAGVFAYSSGNVTTTLAGKYVRVTDTCGSVTFSSATGNIQMGGTNGQHDCATGGGGAGNTPAARSAFYETNRIAELARGWLPNNTWLKGQLTANVNINSTCNAFWNGSTVNFYRSGGGCRNTGEIAAIFDHEWGHGMDDFDAAGALSNSSEGYADIASIYRLQASCVGYGFFQTTDRGCGKTPDGTGYNQNEAQVGAAWCNTRCSGVRDADYLAHANQTPATPQNYVCPKCSSGTGPCGKQVHCAASPVRQAAWDLVARDLQAAPFNYDSGTAFIIGNKIFYQGSGNVGSWHACNCTAGTSDGCGASHGYMQWLAADDDNGNLNDGTPHMTAIHAAFNRHGIACSTPAPANAGCASGPSTAPTVTATPSDGQVALSWNAVANASEYWVMKTEGYAGCNFGKAKVATATGTTYTDSEVANDQRYCYSIVPASSSACFAPASACVCATPGGPCTPPGVASLSTPADAATGVALAPVLDWADVTGATSYEVQVATDAAFTNVVRSASALGSSTWSVSPALATNTQYFWRVRAVNACANGAYSAAFRFTTTGTTCQPAAAPVLTSPADAATGVSLSPTLDWGDVTGATSYEVQVATDAAFTNVVRSASALGTSTWSVSPALTANTQYYWRARAVDGCGAGNYSGAFRFTTQSGGGTCQATVAAYDATLGTPACGTGCGCDTGTLVNSRGSQFLGAEPNQPNTLDGCPDGPFGFYHFDESIDRVVLKSVDGGPITPGKQVKVDVTVWCYDATDKLNLYYTPTPGFPLWSTLATGLTCTGSGARTFSHTFTVGSGAGQHALRAQFVEASSPLSSCTFGLYDDNDDVVFGVSASVASGQPPKPATRGRTRASR; encoded by the coding sequence ATGCGCCTCGCGTCGAAGTGGGCTGTCTGTCTCGCGTTGTGTCTCGGAGCAGTGGGGTGGGCCTTCCAGCCCTCCCAGCCGAGCACCCTGGCGAGTCAGGCCTTCTTCAAGCCCGAGCTGTACCTGCCCGTCTCGAACATGCCCCTGGACGAGGCCCGCTCGAAGCTGAAGGGCGTGGGGCCTGGCGCGTGGGAGGACTTCTTCGCGCGCAACGGCCGCGACTTCCACGTGTATGTGGACCCGCTGTCCGGCACGCCCTCCGCCATCCAGGGTGCCATCCCGCTCATTCCCGGCACGGGCGTGCGCAATGAGGTCACCCTCGCCACCGTCCACCAGCAGCTCGGACGGTCCGTGGGGGCGGTGGACGAGGCGGTGGTGGCGGACCTCCTCTTCAAGTTCATCAGTGACAACCAGGCCGCGCTCGGCGTGGACATGATGCAGCTGGGCGAGCCCCGCGTGGCGCGAGTCACGGACACGCTCTGGCAGGTCCACATCCCGCAGCAGGCGGACGGCATCCCGGTCCGTCACGGCCGGCTCGTGGCGACCATCAGCCACGGCAACCTCGTGCTGCTCGGCACCGAGGCGTGGAGCAACGTCACCGACTCCACGAAGCCCGCGCTGGATGCCCAGCAGGCGCTGACGGCCGGAGGTGAGCGCTTCGGGCTCCTGGAGACGCCCGGCCAGCTCTGGATGCAGCCCACGCTGGAGCTCGCCCCCATGGCCCGCACCGGGACGCCGGGCTTCGGCGAGGGCTACCGCCACCAGCTCGTGTGGACCTATGGCTTCCAGAACCCCGGAGAGAATGAGCGCTGGAAGGTGACGGTGGACGCCCACACGGGCGAGGTGCTGGCGCTCGAGGACGACAACCACTACCTGGACGCCACCATCAAGGGCGGCATCTACCCGCTGACCAACACGGAGATCTGCCCCGCGAACGAGACGTGCGGCACCCTGCAGCCCAACATGCCCATGCCGTGGGCCAACACGGGGCTCGCCGCTCCCAACAACTTCACGGACGGCGCCGGCGTCTTCGCCTACAGCTCCGGCAACGTCACCACCACCCTGGCCGGCAAGTACGTGCGCGTCACGGACACCTGCGGCTCCGTCACCTTCAGCTCCGCCACCGGCAACATCCAGATGGGTGGCACCAACGGCCAGCATGACTGCGCCACGGGAGGCGGTGGGGCGGGCAACACGCCAGCGGCGCGCTCGGCCTTCTACGAGACGAACCGGATTGCCGAGCTGGCCCGTGGCTGGCTCCCCAACAACACCTGGCTGAAGGGGCAGCTCACCGCCAACGTCAACATCAACAGCACCTGCAACGCCTTCTGGAACGGCTCCACCGTCAACTTCTACCGGAGTGGCGGCGGCTGCCGGAACACGGGTGAAATCGCGGCCATCTTCGACCACGAGTGGGGCCATGGCATGGACGACTTCGATGCCGCGGGCGCGCTCAGCAACTCGAGCGAGGGCTACGCGGACATCGCGTCCATCTACCGGCTGCAGGCCTCGTGCGTGGGCTACGGCTTCTTCCAGACGACCGACCGCGGCTGCGGCAAGACGCCGGACGGCACCGGCTACAACCAGAACGAGGCCCAGGTGGGCGCGGCCTGGTGCAACACCCGCTGCTCGGGCGTCCGCGACGCGGACTACCTGGCGCACGCGAACCAGACGCCGGCCACGCCGCAGAACTACGTGTGCCCCAAGTGCAGCTCCGGCACGGGCCCCTGCGGCAAGCAGGTGCACTGCGCCGCGTCCCCTGTCCGTCAGGCCGCGTGGGACCTGGTGGCGAGGGACCTCCAGGCGGCGCCGTTCAACTACGACTCCGGCACGGCCTTCATCATCGGCAACAAGATCTTCTACCAGGGCAGCGGCAACGTCGGCTCGTGGCACGCCTGCAACTGCACCGCCGGCACGTCAGACGGCTGTGGCGCCAGCCATGGCTACATGCAGTGGCTGGCCGCGGATGACGACAACGGCAACCTGAACGACGGCACGCCGCACATGACGGCCATCCATGCCGCCTTCAATCGCCACGGCATCGCCTGCTCGACACCCGCCCCCGCCAACGCGGGCTGCGCCAGCGGCCCGAGCACCGCGCCCACCGTCACCGCCACACCCAGCGACGGTCAGGTGGCCCTGAGCTGGAACGCCGTGGCCAATGCCAGCGAGTACTGGGTGATGAAGACGGAGGGCTACGCCGGCTGCAACTTCGGCAAGGCGAAGGTGGCCACGGCCACCGGGACGACCTACACCGACAGCGAGGTCGCCAACGACCAGCGGTACTGCTACTCCATCGTCCCCGCCAGCTCGAGCGCCTGCTTCGCCCCTGCCTCCGCCTGTGTCTGCGCGACGCCGGGTGGCCCGTGTACGCCTCCCGGAGTGGCCTCGCTCTCCACCCCGGCGGACGCGGCGACGGGCGTGGCGCTGGCGCCGGTGCTCGACTGGGCCGACGTGACGGGCGCGACGTCCTACGAGGTGCAGGTGGCCACCGACGCCGCCTTCACCAACGTGGTGCGCTCGGCTTCGGCGCTGGGCTCCAGCACCTGGAGCGTCTCTCCCGCGCTGGCCACGAACACGCAGTACTTCTGGCGGGTCCGCGCGGTGAATGCCTGCGCCAACGGCGCCTATAGCGCGGCCTTCCGCTTCACCACCACGGGGACGACCTGCCAGCCGGCGGCGGCTCCCGTCCTGACGAGCCCCGCGGACGCGGCGACGGGGGTCTCGCTCTCCCCGACGCTGGACTGGGGTGACGTGACGGGTGCCACGTCCTACGAGGTGCAGGTGGCCACCGACGCTGCCTTCACCAACGTGGTGCGCTCGGCTTCGGCGCTGGGCACCAGCACCTGGAGCGTCTCTCCCGCGCTCACCGCCAACACGCAGTACTACTGGCGGGCGCGGGCGGTGGACGGCTGCGGAGCGGGCAACTACAGCGGGGCCTTCCGCTTCACCACCCAGTCGGGAGGTGGGACGTGCCAGGCCACCGTCGCCGCCTACGACGCCACGCTCGGGACGCCAGCGTGCGGCACCGGGTGCGGCTGCGACACGGGCACCCTCGTCAACAGCCGTGGCAGCCAGTTCCTCGGCGCCGAGCCCAACCAGCCCAACACGCTCGATGGCTGCCCGGACGGGCCCTTCGGCTTCTACCACTTCGACGAGAGCATCGACCGTGTGGTGCTGAAGAGCGTGGACGGCGGGCCGATTACGCCGGGCAAGCAGGTGAAGGTGGACGTGACGGTGTGGTGCTACGACGCGACCGACAAGCTGAACCTCTACTACACGCCGACCCCGGGCTTCCCGCTGTGGAGCACGCTGGCCACCGGCCTGACGTGCACGGGGAGCGGCGCGAGGACGTTCTCCCACACCTTCACGGTGGGCAGCGGCGCCGGGCAGCACGCCCTCCGGGCCCAGTTCGTGGAGGCCAGCAGCCCGCTGTCGAGCTGCACCTTCGGCCTCTACGACGACAACGATGACGTCGTCTTCGGCGTGTCGGCCTCCGTCGCGTCGGGCCAGCCGCCGAAGCCGGCCACGCGCGGCCGCACCCGGGCGTCCCGCTAG
- a CDS encoding iron-containing alcohol dehydrogenase family protein, with amino-acid sequence MGPRTHPLFIPELVRIKPGALDRTGVYLARAGHRRAVLLVSAGLLPELGQRMDASLAREGVALVGREEVDEASFERASALFSRLPPGSQAIIGFGGGRALDVAKYVAFLAGLPYFAVPTSLSNDGFCSPQSSLTQGGRRRSLRAAMPSGVVVDTDVCLRAPDPLWWSGIGDLVAKVTAIADWKRAFHARGTPVNDFAALLSDATVFQFMARPVRDLEGVRLLATSLMLNGIAMEVSGSSRPASGSEHLISHALDAVASRPRLHGLQVGVATYVVSQLQGQGTERVASVLEATGFWRGIRADPFSRREWLEAVRLAPTLKDDFYTVLSSRDCAPEVETLLETDARLVSCFVD; translated from the coding sequence ATGGGCCCCCGAACACATCCGCTCTTCATCCCCGAACTCGTGCGCATCAAGCCCGGTGCGCTGGACAGGACTGGCGTCTACCTCGCGCGTGCGGGGCACCGGCGCGCCGTCCTGCTGGTGAGCGCCGGGCTGCTGCCGGAGCTGGGCCAGCGCATGGACGCCAGCCTCGCGCGCGAGGGCGTGGCCCTGGTGGGCCGCGAGGAGGTGGACGAGGCGAGCTTCGAGCGGGCCTCCGCGCTGTTCAGCCGCCTTCCCCCGGGCAGTCAGGCCATCATCGGCTTTGGCGGCGGACGGGCCCTGGATGTGGCCAAGTACGTGGCCTTCCTCGCCGGCCTTCCGTACTTCGCGGTGCCGACGTCGCTGTCGAACGACGGCTTCTGCAGCCCCCAGTCCAGCCTCACCCAGGGAGGCCGCCGCCGCTCGCTGCGCGCGGCGATGCCCTCCGGCGTGGTCGTCGACACGGATGTCTGCCTTCGCGCGCCGGACCCGCTCTGGTGGTCGGGCATCGGCGACCTGGTGGCGAAGGTGACGGCCATCGCCGACTGGAAGCGGGCCTTCCATGCCCGGGGCACGCCGGTGAATGACTTCGCGGCGCTGCTTTCGGATGCGACGGTGTTCCAGTTCATGGCGAGGCCCGTGAGGGATTTGGAGGGCGTCCGCCTCCTGGCCACGTCGCTCATGCTGAACGGGATTGCCATGGAGGTGAGCGGCTCCTCGCGGCCGGCCAGCGGAAGCGAACACCTGATATCCCACGCGCTGGATGCGGTGGCCTCCCGCCCCAGGCTCCACGGGCTGCAGGTCGGCGTGGCGACGTACGTCGTCAGCCAGCTGCAAGGCCAGGGAACGGAGCGCGTGGCCTCCGTGCTGGAGGCGACCGGCTTCTGGCGGGGCATCCGCGCGGACCCGTTCTCCCGCCGGGAGTGGCTCGAGGCGGTGCGGCTCGCGCCCACCCTGAAGGACGACTTCTACACCGTGCTCTCGTCTCGGGACTGCGCGCCCGAGGTCGAGACACTTCTCGAGACAGACGCGAGGCTCGTGAGCTGCTTCGTGGATTGA
- a CDS encoding ricin-type beta-trefoil lectin domain protein: MKKHTFTTLSSLTALFAGLTTAHGLPASAEAASSRSPAAEAAALPAQDVSPELVSAMRRDLGLTEEQVRRRLAFEAKAPALEAKLRGELGDTFGGAWLNEDGSQLIVGVTDDASAERVRRAGAEPRKVARSLAALNRVMEELNGSAKEATPSIHYWYVDLPTNSVVVHAEDSGMAKARADAFVARSSGAKDGSIRLVPSKEAPRPVYDVRGGDPYYFNNSRCSVGFSVNGGFVTAGHCGGAGTATSGYNGVAMGTVRASTFPTNDYGWVATNGSWTTQPWVYNYNNANVVVAGSQEAGVNASVCRSGYTTGWRCGVIQTKNVTVNYSVGPVYGLIRSNACAAGGDSGGSWLSGNQAQGVTSGVAGDCSSSAPQTFYQPLNPILSVYGLTLTTSGGGGGGRAFVSRMNGKCIDVPNSNFSDGVRVQMWDCNGTNAQQWTFDGRKVRIGGKCLDVAGASTANGTAIQIANCNTNPAQDFVLSAAGDLVSYLANKCVDIEAFNPNSGAKLHLWECTGASNQKWDYR, encoded by the coding sequence ATGAAGAAACATACGTTCACGACGCTCTCCAGCCTCACGGCGCTGTTCGCCGGCCTCACGACTGCTCACGGCCTGCCGGCCAGCGCCGAGGCCGCGTCCTCGAGGAGCCCCGCCGCGGAGGCGGCCGCCCTGCCTGCCCAGGACGTGTCGCCGGAGCTCGTCTCCGCGATGCGCCGGGACCTGGGGCTCACCGAGGAGCAGGTCCGCCGCCGGCTGGCCTTCGAGGCGAAGGCGCCCGCCCTGGAGGCGAAGCTGCGCGGGGAGCTGGGTGACACCTTCGGTGGCGCCTGGCTGAACGAGGACGGCAGCCAGCTCATCGTCGGCGTCACGGACGACGCCAGCGCCGAGCGCGTGCGCCGCGCGGGCGCCGAGCCCCGGAAGGTGGCCCGGAGCCTGGCCGCGCTGAACCGGGTGATGGAGGAGCTGAACGGCAGCGCGAAGGAGGCCACCCCGTCCATCCACTACTGGTACGTCGACCTGCCCACCAACAGCGTCGTCGTGCACGCCGAGGACTCCGGCATGGCGAAGGCCCGGGCCGACGCCTTCGTCGCCCGCAGCAGCGGCGCGAAGGACGGGAGCATCCGCCTGGTGCCGTCCAAGGAGGCGCCCCGCCCGGTGTACGACGTGCGCGGCGGTGACCCGTACTACTTCAACAACTCGCGCTGCTCGGTGGGCTTCTCCGTCAACGGCGGCTTCGTCACCGCGGGCCACTGCGGCGGCGCCGGCACCGCCACCAGCGGCTACAACGGCGTGGCGATGGGCACCGTGCGCGCGTCCACCTTCCCCACCAACGACTACGGCTGGGTGGCGACCAATGGCTCCTGGACGACGCAGCCGTGGGTCTACAACTACAACAACGCCAACGTCGTCGTCGCCGGCTCGCAGGAGGCCGGGGTGAATGCGTCCGTCTGTCGGTCCGGCTACACCACCGGCTGGCGGTGTGGCGTCATCCAGACCAAGAACGTGACGGTCAACTACTCCGTGGGCCCCGTCTATGGCCTCATCCGGAGCAACGCGTGCGCCGCCGGCGGTGACTCGGGCGGCTCGTGGCTGTCCGGCAACCAGGCCCAGGGCGTGACGTCCGGCGTGGCCGGGGACTGCTCCTCCAGCGCGCCCCAGACGTTCTACCAGCCCCTCAACCCCATCCTGAGCGTCTACGGCCTCACGCTGACGACGAGCGGCGGTGGCGGCGGTGGCAGGGCGTTCGTCTCGCGCATGAACGGCAAGTGCATCGACGTGCCCAACTCGAACTTCTCCGACGGCGTCCGCGTCCAGATGTGGGACTGCAATGGCACCAACGCCCAGCAGTGGACCTTCGACGGAAGGAAGGTCCGGATTGGCGGCAAGTGCCTGGACGTGGCCGGCGCGTCGACGGCCAATGGCACGGCCATCCAGATTGCCAACTGCAACACCAACCCCGCCCAGGACTTCGTGCTGAGCGCGGCGGGTGACCTGGTCAGCTACCTCGCCAACAAGTGCGTGGACATCGAGGCCTTCAACCCGAACAGCGGCGCGAAGCTGCATCTCTGGGAATGCACCGGCGCCTCGAACCAGAAGTGGGACTACCGGTAG